A window of Juglans regia cultivar Chandler chromosome 7, Walnut 2.0, whole genome shotgun sequence contains these coding sequences:
- the LOC109012871 gene encoding PHD finger protein ING1-like — MSFLEEFQADLDSLPSILQKKYALLRDLDKSLQDIQRQNEQRCEQEIEEIRKRVRSGNITTTTSLIRFSDDALDEQKHSIRIADEKVALAVQAYDLVDTHIQQLDQYLKKFDEELRREKESATASGITPPSLDGNVKAGRGSESGRGGRKKTRQATAAGVATTEAATVANSSGMDLDLPVDPNEPTYCLCNQVSYGEMVACDNPDCKIEWFHFGCVGLKEQPKGKWYCSDCAVMKNRRKVR; from the exons ATGTCTTTCCTCGAAGAATTTCAAGCCG ATTTGGATTCACTGCCCAGCattttgcaaaagaagtatGCATTATTGCGTGACCTTGATAAAAGTTTACAAG ATATTCAGAGACAAAATGAACAGCGTTGTGAACAAGAAATAGAGGAGATTAGGAAAAGAGTCAGGTCTGGAAATATTACTACCACTACTTCACTCATCAGATTCTCAGACGATGCACTTGATGAGCAAAAGCATAGCATCAGGATTGCAGATGAAAAGGTTGCCTTGGCCGTTCAGGCATATGATTTG GTAGATACTCACATACAGCAACTAGatcaatatttgaaaaaatttgatgaagagCTTCGGCGTG AAAAAGAAAGCGCTACTGCAAGTGGCATCACACCTCCAAGTCTCGATGGTAATGTGAAAGCTGGAAGAGGGAGTGAAAGTGGCAGAGGCGGCCGTAAGAA AACACGCCAGGCAACAGCAGCAGGGGTGGCAACGACAGAAGCAGCAACTGTTGCAAACTCTTCTGGTATGGATTTAGATCTACCCGTGGATCCAAATGAACCTACATACTGTTTATGTAACCAAGTTAGCTACGGTGAAATGGTTGCTTGTGATAATCCCGAT TGCAAAATAGAGTGGTTCCATTTTGGTTGTGTTGGTCTGAAAGAACAACCGAAAGGAAAATGGTACTGTTCAGATTGTGCGGTGATGAAAAATCGTCGCAAAGTTAGATGA
- the LOC109012867 gene encoding chaperonin CPN60-2, mitochondrial-like, whose translation MYRFSTGFASKVRVARKSAQQIGSRLRWSRNYAAKDIKFGVEARALMLKGVEDLADAVKVTMGPKGRNVVIEQSWGAPKVTKDGVTVAKNIEFKDKVKNVGASLVKQVANATNDKAGDGTTCATVLTRAIFAEGCKSVAAGMNAMDLRRGISMAVDAVVTHLKSSARMISTSEEIAQVGTISANGEREIGELIARAMERVGKEGVITIQDGKTLYNELEVVEGMKLDRGYISPYFITNQKNQMCELEDPLILIYEKKISSLNAVIKLLELALKRQRPLLIVAEDVESEALATLILNKLRAGIKVCAIKAPGFGENRKANLQDLAILTGGELITEELGLNLEKVDLDMLGSCKKATISKDDTVVLDGAGDKKAIEERCEQIRAAIENSTSDYDKEKLQERLAKLSGGVAVLKIGGASEVEVSEKKDRVTDALNATKAAVEEGIVPGGGVALLYASKELEKLETANFDQKIGVQIIQNALKTPVYTIASNAGVEGAVVVGKLLEESDPNKGYDAAKGEYVDMVKSGIIDPVKVIRTALVDAASVSSLMTTTEAVVTEIPKEDKEVPAMGGGGMGGMDY comes from the exons ATGTACCGCTTCTCCACCGGCTTCGCCTCCAAAGTTCG GGTCGCTAGGAAAAGTGCCCAGCAG ATTGGTAGTAGATTGCGTTGGAGCAGGAACTATGCGGCCAAAGACATCAAATTCGGGGTGGAGGCCAGGGCTCTTATGCTTAAGGGTGTCGAAGACCTGGCCGATGCTGTCAAAGTCACCATGGGTCCTAAG GGACGTAATGTGGTAATTGAACAAAGTTGGGGTGCTCCAAAGGTGACAAAAGATGGTGTAACTGTTGCAAAGAACATTGAATTCAAGGACAAAGTAAAAAATGTTGGAGCCAGTCTTGTGAAACAAGTTGCAAATGCCACCAATGATAAAGCAGGGGACG GGACCACCTGTGCTACAGTACTTACTCGAGCAATTTTTGCCGAAGGGTGCAAGTCAGTTGCGGCTGGGATGAATGCAATGGACCTAAGACGTGGTATTTCCATGGCAGTTGATGCTGTTGTTACACATTTGAAAAGCAGTGCGCGGATGATCAGCACATCTGAAGAAATTGCACAG GTTGGGACAATATCTgcaaatggagagagagaaattggcGAGTTGATTGCTAGGGCTATGGAGAGGGTTGGCAAAGAGGGAGTGATCACAATACAA GATGGGAAAACATTGTATAATGAGTTGGAAGTTGTCGAGGGCATGAAGCTAGACAGGGGTTACATATCCCCTTACTTCATTACTAACCAGAAAAACCAGATGTGT GAATTGGAAGATcctctcattttaatttatgagaagaaaatctCAAGTTTAAATGCTGTCATCAAATTATTAGAGCTGGCTTTGAAG AGACAAAGGCCCTTGCTAATTGTTGCCGAAGATGTGGAAAGTGAGGCCTTGGCAACTCTTATTCTGAACAAACTTCGTGCTGGAATCAAG GTTTGTGCCATCAAAGCCCCGGGTTTTGGTGAGAATAGGAAAGCCAATCTGCAGGATCTTGCCATTCTTACTGGAGGAGAG CTGATAACTGAAGAGCTTGGATTGAATCTTGAAAAAGTCGATCTTGATATGCTTGGAAGTTGCAAAAAG GCCACAATATCGAAAGATGATACTGTTGTTCTTGATGGTGCTGGGGACAAGAAGGCCATTGAGGAAAGATGTGAACAG ATCAGGGCAGCAATTGAAAATAGCACATCTGATTATGACAAAGAGAAGTTACAAGAGAGATTGGCCAAGCTTTCTGGTGGTGTTGCTGTGTTGAAG ATTGGAGGAGCTAGTGAAGTTGAAGTTAGTGAGAAGAAGGATAGAGTGACAGATGCCTTAAATGCCACAAAGGCAGCTGTAGAGGAGGGTATAGTACCAG GTGGTGGTGTCGCTCTTCTTTACGCATCAAAAGAGTTGGAAAAGCTGGAAACTGCCAACTTTGATCAGAAGATTGGTGTTCAGATTATTCAGAATGCACTCAAG ACACCTGTGTACACAATTGCTTCTAATGCTGGAGTTGAGGGGGCAGTTGTTGTTGGTAAGTTGTTGGAAGAAAGTGACCCAAATAAAGGATATGACGCAGCCAAAG GTGAATATGTTGATATGGTCAAATCCGGCATAATTGACCCAGTGAAAGTAATTAGGACTGCTCTGGTTGATGCTGCAAG TGTGTCATCTTTGATGACAACCACCGAAGCCGTAGTAACCGAAATACCCAAAGAGGATAAAGAGGTTCCGGCTATGGGAGGTGGTGGCATGGGCGGCATGGATTATTGA
- the LOC109012873 gene encoding NADH dehydrogenase [ubiquinone] 1 alpha subcomplex subunit 13-B-like, with protein MTEAAIRKKPGMVSVKDMPILQDGPPPGGFPPVRYARRIPNKGPSAVAIFFAAFGAFSWGMYQVGKGNKIRRALKEEKYAARRAILPVLQAEEDERFVKEWKKYLEYEAEVMKDVPGWKVGENVYNSGKWVPPATGELRPDVW; from the exons ATGACGGAGGCAGCGATAAGGAAGAAGCCTGGGATGGTAAGCGTGAAGGACATGCCGATCCTCCAAGACGGGCCGCCTCCGGGTGGGTTCCCGCCGGTCCGATACGCCCGTCGGATACCCAACAAGGGCCCCAGCGCCGTGGCCATTTTCTTCGCCGCTTTCGGTGCATTCTCCTGGGGCATGTACCAGGTCGGCAAGGGAAACAAGATCCGTAG GGCGCTTAAGGAAGAGAAATATGCTGCCCGAAGAGCAATACTTCCTGTTCTTCAAGCTGAAGAAGACGAAAG ATTTGTCAAAGAGTGGAAGAAGTATCTTGAGTACGAGGCGGAAGTAATGAAGGACGTGCCTGGTTGGAAAGTTGGTGAAAATGTATACAACTCTGGAAAATGGGTGCCTCCAGCAACTGGTGAACTCCGACCTGATGTCTGGTGA
- the LOC109012869 gene encoding uncharacterized protein LOC109012869 isoform X2, whose translation MAQAELQEKQTNAPDSGQKYDFVGEEMERHRKRRKRRKRDCVTVEFVEKKKKGGVLRRDPLEVFGTDIMLMILSNLDARSVALSLVVSRGWYGVASSDRIWSPKLEELWLGKAHIPRLMQIRGLSKLVAYSLAVMDGKRNRIMKDDLCDHAWEFHFNKGAPEYWRNLDPYWKGTGPPMRRYFHPDGSQSADPDDKVWGGHECCYLTVTSIAGEGKIREHYVRINRWPRMSVSRKHDWSWELSNHLYSYSSIPDANKEGGTGPQYGVM comes from the exons ATGGCACAGGCCGAATTGCAGGAAAAGCAGACGAATGCACCGGATTCCGGTCAGAAGTATGACTTCGTTGGGGAGGAAATGGAGAGGCataggaagaggaggaagaggaggaagcGAGATTGTGTAACCGTCGAATTtgttgaaaaaaagaagaaaggagggGTTCTGCGAAGGGACCCATTGGAGGTTTTCGGTACGGACATAATGTTGATGATACTGAGTAACCTCGACGCACGCAGCGTGGCACTGTCTCTCGTCGTCTCCCGTGGCTGGTACGGGGTCGCCTCCAGTGATCGCATCTGGAGCCCCAAG TTGGAGGAACTGTGGCTTGGGAAAGCACACATACCTCGCCTGATGCAAATCCGGGGATTGTCCAAACTGGTGGCTTATTCATTAGCTGTCATGGATGGCAAGCGT AACCGTATCATGAAGGATGATTTGTGTGATCATGCTTGGGAGTTCCATTTTAATAAG GGGGCTCCAGAATATTGGAGAAATCTTGATCCTTATTGGAAGGGTACAGGCCCACCCATGCGCCGCTACTTCCATCCAGACGGGAGCCAAAGTGCAGATCCTGATGACAAAGTATGGGGCGGTCATGAATGCTGTTACTTGACTGTCACTAGCATTGCTGGCGAAGGCAAAATCAGGGAGCACTATGTGAGGATAAACCGATGGCCACGAATGTCTGTGTCTAGGAAGCATGACTGGAGCTGGGAATTGTCAAACCACCTGTATTCCTACTCCAGCATCCCCGATGCTAACAAGGAAGGTGGGACTGGGCCACAATATGGAGTTATGtaa
- the LOC109012869 gene encoding uncharacterized protein LOC109012869 isoform X1, with translation MAQAELQEKQTNAPDSGQKYDFVGEEMERHRKRRKRRKRDCVTVEFVEKKKKGGVLRRDPLEVFGTDIMLMILSNLDARSVALSLVVSRGWYGVASSDRIWSPKALMAWAGSNQGSSSTRGRPKELVLGCAERLRLQLIENIDLEDKRLLEELWLGKAHIPRLMQIRGLSKLVAYSLAVMDGKRNRIMKDDLCDHAWEFHFNKGAPEYWRNLDPYWKGTGPPMRRYFHPDGSQSADPDDKVWGGHECCYLTVTSIAGEGKIREHYVRINRWPRMSVSRKHDWSWELSNHLYSYSSIPDANKEGGTGPQYGVM, from the exons ATGGCACAGGCCGAATTGCAGGAAAAGCAGACGAATGCACCGGATTCCGGTCAGAAGTATGACTTCGTTGGGGAGGAAATGGAGAGGCataggaagaggaggaagaggaggaagcGAGATTGTGTAACCGTCGAATTtgttgaaaaaaagaagaaaggagggGTTCTGCGAAGGGACCCATTGGAGGTTTTCGGTACGGACATAATGTTGATGATACTGAGTAACCTCGACGCACGCAGCGTGGCACTGTCTCTCGTCGTCTCCCGTGGCTGGTACGGGGTCGCCTCCAGTGATCGCATCTGGAGCCCCAAG GCTCTTATGGCCTGGGCAGGGAGTAATCAGGGAAGTTCAAGTACTAGAGGAAGACCGAAAGAGTTAGTTCTGGGGTGTGCGGAAAGGTTGCGACTGCAATTGATTGAAAATATTGACTTAGAGGATAAACGACTG TTGGAGGAACTGTGGCTTGGGAAAGCACACATACCTCGCCTGATGCAAATCCGGGGATTGTCCAAACTGGTGGCTTATTCATTAGCTGTCATGGATGGCAAGCGT AACCGTATCATGAAGGATGATTTGTGTGATCATGCTTGGGAGTTCCATTTTAATAAG GGGGCTCCAGAATATTGGAGAAATCTTGATCCTTATTGGAAGGGTACAGGCCCACCCATGCGCCGCTACTTCCATCCAGACGGGAGCCAAAGTGCAGATCCTGATGACAAAGTATGGGGCGGTCATGAATGCTGTTACTTGACTGTCACTAGCATTGCTGGCGAAGGCAAAATCAGGGAGCACTATGTGAGGATAAACCGATGGCCACGAATGTCTGTGTCTAGGAAGCATGACTGGAGCTGGGAATTGTCAAACCACCTGTATTCCTACTCCAGCATCCCCGATGCTAACAAGGAAGGTGGGACTGGGCCACAATATGGAGTTATGtaa
- the LOC109012869 gene encoding uncharacterized protein LOC109012869 isoform X4, which translates to MAQAELQEKQTNAPDSGQKYDFVGEEMERHRKRRKRRKRDCVTVEFVEKKKKGGVLRRDPLEVFGTDIMLMILSNLDARSVALSLVVSRGWYGVASSDRIWSPKLEELWLGKAHIPRLMQIRGLSKLVAYSLAVMDGKRNRIMKDDLCDHAWEFHFNKTWPAHKSHVCHLGLQNIGEILILIGRVQAHPCAATSIQTGAKVQILMTKYGAVMNAVT; encoded by the exons ATGGCACAGGCCGAATTGCAGGAAAAGCAGACGAATGCACCGGATTCCGGTCAGAAGTATGACTTCGTTGGGGAGGAAATGGAGAGGCataggaagaggaggaagaggaggaagcGAGATTGTGTAACCGTCGAATTtgttgaaaaaaagaagaaaggagggGTTCTGCGAAGGGACCCATTGGAGGTTTTCGGTACGGACATAATGTTGATGATACTGAGTAACCTCGACGCACGCAGCGTGGCACTGTCTCTCGTCGTCTCCCGTGGCTGGTACGGGGTCGCCTCCAGTGATCGCATCTGGAGCCCCAAG TTGGAGGAACTGTGGCTTGGGAAAGCACACATACCTCGCCTGATGCAAATCCGGGGATTGTCCAAACTGGTGGCTTATTCATTAGCTGTCATGGATGGCAAGCGT AACCGTATCATGAAGGATGATTTGTGTGATCATGCTTGGGAGTTCCATTTTAATAAG ACTTGGCCAGCTCATAAATCTCATGTTTGTCACCT GGGGCTCCAGAATATTGGAGAAATCTTGATCCTTATTGGAAGGGTACAGGCCCACCCATGCGCCGCTACTTCCATCCAGACGGGAGCCAAAGTGCAGATCCTGATGACAAAGTATGGGGCGGTCATGAATGCTGTTACTTGA
- the LOC109012869 gene encoding uncharacterized protein LOC109012869 isoform X3, whose translation MAQAELQEKQTNAPDSGQKYDFVGEEMERHRKRRKRRKRDCVTVEFVEKKKKGGVLRRDPLEVFGTDIMLMILSNLDARSVALSLVVSRGWYGVASSDRIWSPKALMAWAGSNQGSSSTRGRPKELVLGCAERLRLQLIENIDLEDKRLLEELWLGKAHIPRLMQIRGLSKLVAYSLAVMDGKRNRIMKDDLCDHAWEFHFNKTWPAHKSHVCHLGLQNIGEILILIGRVQAHPCAATSIQTGAKVQILMTKYGAVMNAVT comes from the exons ATGGCACAGGCCGAATTGCAGGAAAAGCAGACGAATGCACCGGATTCCGGTCAGAAGTATGACTTCGTTGGGGAGGAAATGGAGAGGCataggaagaggaggaagaggaggaagcGAGATTGTGTAACCGTCGAATTtgttgaaaaaaagaagaaaggagggGTTCTGCGAAGGGACCCATTGGAGGTTTTCGGTACGGACATAATGTTGATGATACTGAGTAACCTCGACGCACGCAGCGTGGCACTGTCTCTCGTCGTCTCCCGTGGCTGGTACGGGGTCGCCTCCAGTGATCGCATCTGGAGCCCCAAG GCTCTTATGGCCTGGGCAGGGAGTAATCAGGGAAGTTCAAGTACTAGAGGAAGACCGAAAGAGTTAGTTCTGGGGTGTGCGGAAAGGTTGCGACTGCAATTGATTGAAAATATTGACTTAGAGGATAAACGACTG TTGGAGGAACTGTGGCTTGGGAAAGCACACATACCTCGCCTGATGCAAATCCGGGGATTGTCCAAACTGGTGGCTTATTCATTAGCTGTCATGGATGGCAAGCGT AACCGTATCATGAAGGATGATTTGTGTGATCATGCTTGGGAGTTCCATTTTAATAAG ACTTGGCCAGCTCATAAATCTCATGTTTGTCACCT GGGGCTCCAGAATATTGGAGAAATCTTGATCCTTATTGGAAGGGTACAGGCCCACCCATGCGCCGCTACTTCCATCCAGACGGGAGCCAAAGTGCAGATCCTGATGACAAAGTATGGGGCGGTCATGAATGCTGTTACTTGA